The following are encoded in a window of Naumovozyma castellii chromosome 10, complete genome genomic DNA:
- the NCAS0J01960 gene encoding uncharacterized protein — protein sequence MSRVRITRDGCTPRCTCSELEKRKQLQECASFEEEWRINDYYNIVVSRHPVLCNLFDEIHMLYDGNNEDEKENRDATETGNGGTLRYKTTEVLIIRGPWNRNRHFLFILSDVSKWGLESVVEKKIIEAGGYERLNSILAKEVPPLKSYDPKMDRIYGGEPVPSNQNANLRITSVQSDCSLGENPPAVIMTGTNDILNFPFWDLWQHFYKELKQRGEPATAWQLQRLLIQTNMRVRSSLEEIPYKDLPYKIYQFFSHCNLDVNIDEYARLKLSAIYTYGLGSYSKVWNAIPCGSKFETLSEKVDEEVDTDADIVKVANTLMDDEGITETLGPPVMDDEPPTRHRHTPTKSDESIYASRI from the coding sequence ATGAGTCGTGTTAGGATTACGAGAGACGGATGCACGCCCAGATGCACCTGCTCAGAGCTGGAGAAACGGAAGCAACTCCAAGAGTGTGCGTCGTTTGAAGAAGAGTGGCGTATTAACGACTACTACAACATCGTGGTCTCTAGGCATCCAGTGCTTTGCAACCTCTTCGACGAAATACATATGCTTTATGACGGTAATAACGAGGacgaaaaggaaaatagAGATGCGACTGAAACTGGAAATGGAGGTACTCTACGATACAAGACGACCGAGGTTTTGATAATACGTGGTCCCTGGAACCGGAACAGGCATTTTCTGTTTATACTTTCTGATGTCAGCAAGTGGGGGCTGGAGAGTGTAGTGGAAAAGAAGATCATTGAAGCTGGTGGATATGAGAGGCTCAACTCTATCCTGGCCAAAGAAGTGCCACCCCTAAAGTCCTATGATCCCAAAATGGATCGAATATATGGAGGAGAGCCTGTCCCATCCAATCAAAATGCTAATCTTCGTATTACAAGTGTCCAATCAGACTGCTCGCTAGGTGAGAACCCACCAGCTGTGATTATGACCGGGACGAACGATATACTAAATTTCCCATTTTGGGACCTTTGGCAGCATTTCTATAAAGAATTGAAGCAGAGGGGTGAGCCTGCGACTGCGTGGCAGTTGCAAAGACTGCTCattcaaacaaatatgCGAGTCAGAAGCAGCTTGGAAGAAATTCCTTATAAAGACCTACCttataaaatatatcaatttttttcgCATTGCAATTTAGATGTCAATATAGATGAATATGCAAGGCTCAAATTATCAGCTATCTATACTTATGGGTTGGGAAGTTATTCTAAAGTTTGGAACGCCATTCCGTGTGGGTCCAAGTTCGAAACGTTGTCAGAGAAGGTAGACGAAGAAGTGGACACAGATGCCGATATTGTCAAAGTTGCCAACACCCTCATGGATGACGAAGGCATCACTGAGACATTGGGACCACCTGTGATGGATGACGAACCTCCAACTAGGCATAGGCATACGCCCACAAAGTCCGATGAGAGCATTTATGCTTCCAGGATCTAA
- the LSM3 gene encoding U4/U6-U5 snRNP complex subunit LSM3 (ancestral locus Anc_4.319), which translates to MSLETPLDLLKLNLDEKVYVKLRGARSLTGTLQAFDSHCNIVLSDAVETIYELEDGDLKSTERQSEMIFVRGDTVTLITTPEEE; encoded by the coding sequence ATGTCATTGGAAACACCTTTAGAccttttaaaattgaatctaGATGAGAAAGTGTACGTGAAGTTGCGTGGTGCACGTTCGTTGACCGGCACGTTGCAAGCTTTTGACTCTCATTGTAATATTGTACTAAGTGATGCTGTGGAGACGATATATGAATTGGAAGACGGTGATTTGAAGAGCACGGAGAGGCAATCAGAGATGATCTTTGTCAGAGGAGACACAGTGACGCTAATAACGACcccagaagaagaataa